From the genome of Cytophagales bacterium WSM2-2:
AGAATTCAAAATGGATGTTGGCTGAAAACTCCATTTCTAATTCAATAACTGAAATAACCATTGACCCTGAAACCGCGTGGAAACTTTTTTCGAAAAGTTGGCGTCCTGAACAAGTCTTGAACAAAGTTTCAATTACAGGGAATCAAAAGTTAGGTGAAGTGGCCCTGACCATGGTTTCCGTAATGGCCTGATTGTTTCATTAAGTTTTTAATACCTTTCGAACATGGATGACTTCCTGATTTTGGTGGATGAACACGACAAGCCGTGGGGAAAATTAGAAAAAGATCAGGTGCATCAATTAGGATTACTTCATCGGGCATTTTCTGTCTTCATTTTCAATTCCAAAGGTGAATTGCTACTGCAGCAACGAGCTGAAGGAAAATATCATTCTGCCGGACTATGGACCAATACATGCTGCAGCCATCCACGGTACGGTGAAGAATTGAGCGAAGCCATTCCCCGGAGATTGGAAGAGGAAATGGGGATGAAAGTTTCCACACAATTTATTTTCAGTTTTACTTATAAAGCGAAATTTGAAAACGGACTTACAGAACATGAGTTCGATCACGTATACTACGGTGTGAGCGATGAACTGCCCCATCCTAATCCGGCCGAGGTTAGCCAATGGAAATATGTCAGTATTAAGTCGCTTGAAGCTGATATCGCCTCCTCTCCAACACAATACACTGCCTGGTTGAAGATCTGCCTTCCCAGGCTTACGGATTATCTTAAGACTTCTTCCATAAACGAGTCTTACCGCATTTCGGCCCCTTAGCCAGGATTTTACTAACAAAAAAATATTTTCTTAGCCATTTGTGTAACCGAATGGTTTCATTTTATATTTGTAACCGATCAGTTACACAAAAAAAATGAGAAGAGATGTTTTTCAGGCCATTGCCGACCCAACACGGAGGCAAATCATCAATATGCTGGCAACGCAACGGCTTAACTTAAATGCGGTAGCTGAAAATTTTAATGTCAGCCGGCCTGCGATTTCCAAGCATATCAAAATTCTCACGGAGTGCGGGCTGATTGTCATTACGCAGCAGGGTCGTGAACGGCACTGCGAAGTGAGGTTGCAAAAGCTAAGTGAAGTGTCGGACTGGATTGAGCAGTACCGGCAGTTCTGGAATAAGAAACTGGATGCATTGGAAAACTATCTGAATCAACTGCAGGCAACAGAACGAAACAAGAAATCATCAAAACCTAAAAGACATGGCAGGAAAAAATGAAAGCACAACCGATCGCGAGATCAAAATCACAAGGGTATTCGATGCACCACGAAACCTCTTGTGGTCAGCCTGGACTGAGCAAAAACATGTGATCAATTGGTGGGGACCAACCGGCTTTACCAATACCATCCATCAAATGGAAGTAAAGGCCGGAGGGGTTTGGGACTTTATCATGCATGGCCCGGATGGGACGAACTATCCAAATAAAATTGTTTTCACGGAAGTTGTAAAACCGGAGTTATTAAAGTTCGACCATGGATCGGACAATCCAAATGATCCGGGACGCTTCAAAGTAACGGTCAACTTCAAAGTTATAGAAGGCAACAAGACCGAATTGACCATGCAGATGATTTTCCTTACCAAAGAAGCGCGCGATTTGGTTGTTGAAAAATATGGCGCCATTGAGGGCAATCGCCAGACCATGGCTCGCCTCGAAGAGTATTTAAAAACGATGACCCTTTAAAAACAAAATGATATGAGAAAACTGGTTCTATTTATGCACATGTCCCTAGATGGATTTGTAGCCGGTCCGAATGGAGAAATGGATTGGATACATGTAGACGATGAGCTTTTCGACTATGCAGGCAACCGTACCAACGAAGCTGACCTGGCACTATACGGTCGTGTTACTTACCAGATGATGGAAGGTTATTGGCCAACAGCAGCCGATCAACCCAATCCGAGTAAACACGATATAGAACACTCGACCTGGTATAACAAGGTCAAGAAAATAGTGTTGTCTAAAACACTCGATGAATCGAAGCTTAAAAACACGAAAGTCGTCAGTGGAAACCTCGCCAAAGAAATTGGCAAGATCAAAAATGACATTGGCAGCGAGATCATCATTTTCGGGAGTCCGTCTGCGGGGCACGCATTGATGGCCGAAAACCTGATCGATGAGTTCTGGGTCTTTGTAAATCCGATGGTACTTGGAAAGGGAGTCCCGATGTTCAAGAACTCGAATATCAAATTGAAGCTACTCACTTGCAAACAGATGAATTCTGGCGTGGTATGCTTTCATTATGAAAGGATAGTATAACAAAAAACAAAACTTATGACTGCTACGACAACAGCGCCTTTGGTGGTTGAACGCTTATTCAACGCACCCGTAGAAAAAGTCTGGAGTGCGATCACTGACAAAAAACAGATGAAGATCTGGTATTTTGACCTTGCTGAATTTAAGGCCGAAGTCGGTTTTGAATTCCAATTCAAAGGCGGCCCGGATGATCGCGTCTATTTGCACTTGTGCCAAGTGACTGAAGTAATTCCATTCAAGAAGTTGACTTACAGCTGGCGATATGATGGATATGAAGGCAATTCATTTGTGACCTTCGAATTGTCGGCACAGGGAAACAAAACACGTTTGAAGCTTACACACGATGGATTGGAAACCTTCCCTGCCAGTCCTTCGGATTTTGCAAGAGCAAATTTCGAAGAAGGTTGGAATTACATTGTCAATACTTCGTTGAGGAATTATTTGAATCCGGATTACCAAACCAGTGCAGTCACAAAAGCTTCTGCGAAGACAATTTTCGACAGTCTCACTTCAGGGATCACCAACTGGTGGACTTCCCAGGTTGAAGGTACAAGCAAAATCAACGGGGACATCTTTACAGTGCATTTTGGGAAAACATTCAAAACGTTCAGAGTAGAGGAAGCCGTGCCTGAAAAAAAAGTAGTTTGGGTGTGCCTTGACGCATTTATCGATTCAGCTTCTCTGGTTGACAAGCATGAATGGAAGGACACTAAAGTAGTTTGGGAAATCACTCCGGATGGAAATTCTTCAAAACTTACCCTAACGCACGTTGGCCTCAACGCTGAAGTGGAGTGCTACCAAATATGCGAAAAGGGATGGAACTATTATTTCAAGGAGAGCCTGCTCCAACTTCTGGATTCAGGAAAAGGAAATCCATCAAATTAAATTATCAGGATAAGAGAATGTAAGGAGTGGTCACTCACTCCTTTTTTTACTTTAAAAAAATCTTAGATTTTATTAAAAAATCTATAATCTGAATGAATTTCCAATGGAGATTCTGTAACGACCGGATAACCCTTAAAACATACCACTCGCATATTGAAAATCATATTATCTTGCATCAAATTGGTTTATAGTATCGATGCGGTTTTTTACTCCTTTAATCTTACTATTCTTCCTTGCATTTTCCGCTCTTGGGCAGGAAACGATCGTTACCGGCAAAATTACCGATGCTGCCACTGGTGATCCGATCCCATATGTAAACGTTGTCTTTAATGGCACGGGGGATGGTGTTACAACCAATTTTGAGGGGCATTTTCGCTTGCGCACGCTTGCCAAAGTCGATTCAATAACAGCTTCCTTTGTAGGCTACATCACGGTAAAGAAAGCCGTAGTGCGAGGTACCACGCAAGTAATCAATTTCCAGTTCCAGGAGGCCGTCACCCAATTACACGAAGTAGTCGTTACTCCGGGCATAAATCCGGCCTTTGCCATAATGCGAAATGTCATTGCGAATAAAAATAAAAATGACAAGCGCAGTCTGAATGCCTACGAATACGATGCCTACTCGAAGATGGAGTTGGATATCGATCATATTACCGAGAAGTTCAGGAAGCGCAAAGTGATGAAGAAAATCGCTAGTGTTCTGGATAGTGTCCAGCGAATTGCGGGCGAGGACGGAAAGCCTATTTTACCACTTTTCATCACTGAGTCTGTTTCCAAATTCTACTTCCGCGAAAATCCCAGCCTGAAAAAAGAAATCGTTGAAAAAAGTAAGATCAGTGGAGTTGGTGTACAAGACGGAACTATGCTCACGCAATTAATCGGTTCGTCTCTTCAGGAGTACAATTTCTACCAGAACTGGTTGAGTATCCTTCGCAAAGAATTTGTGTCGCCCATCGCTGACGGCTGGCGCCTCTATTATAAATACGATCTCATGGATAGCATGTACATCGATAAGGATTACTGCTACAAAATCGATTTCTATCCCCAAAGTCCTGAGCAATTGGCTTTCACAGGGTCTATGTGGATCACCAAAAACGAATTTGCTGTCAAGCAAATCGATGCTACAGTCAGCAACCAATCGGATGTCAATTTTATTGACCGGATAAAGATTCAGCAGGAGCTAACGCCTACAGTTGAAGGTCCGTGGATGCCGACTAAAAACCGTGTGCTCATCGACATTGGAAATATGTCCGCCAACTCAGCGGGTATGATTGCCAAATTCTATACAAGCAAAAAGAATATAGTTACCGGAAAACCTCGTCCTGCGTCATTTTACGAACAGCAGATTGAAGTGAAAGAGGACGCCCGGATGTTTGAAGACGAAAAATACTGGGACACACTGCGCCATGAACCGCTGAGTGCTACCGAAAAAAATGTGTACAAAATGATTGACACATTGAAGAATATCCCAATGGTTAAAACCTATGCAGATATTGTTCAGATAATCATTGACGGACACGTGAACCTCGGCAAAGTTAAATTGGGTCCGTACCTGAGCACATTTGCCTGGAATACCGTAGAAGGGTTCAGAGTTCAAGCCGGTTTCAAAACTACATATCAAATGAGCAAGCACTGGATTTACCAGGGCTATGGTGCTTACGGCTTTGATGACGATCGACCGAAATTCCAATTGCAGGCGACACGCGTACTTTCCACCAAACGATGGACGAGTTTCACTTTGCGCGCGCGCAGCGATATCATGCGTATTGGCGTTGATGACGAATCGCAAGCTATCAATTCACTTTTCCGGTCTGCGACCCGATGGGGTAACATTAGAAGAGGGTTTTATTTCAACGAGGCTTATGCCTCATTTCAGTCGGAGATTTTCAGGGGGTTCACGCAAAGGGTTTCCTATAGGCACCGTTCCTTCACACCGACATTTGAATTCGGCTACAAGGATATTGATGACAACACAAAGATTTACGACAACTTCAATTACGCGGAAGTAGTCATGGAGTCACGGTATGCACCTGATGAACTCTTCATTAAGAATCACAACGAACGGGTCAGCGTGGGGACCTTCAAAAAACCTGTAATCGTTTTTCGCTACACTCGAGGCCTGAAGAGCCTCGGAAGCCATTTTGATTACGATAAAATATTCATGAGTGTTTCGAAACGCGTGCGTATGGGCCCGTTGGGTATGGGTCGGTTTACTTTGTCAGGAGAGCATATTTTTAATGATCTCCCCTATCCTTTGCTGGCAGTTCACCTCGGTAACAGATCTCACGTTTATACTCCTATCACCTATAACCTGATGAATTTTGGGGAATTTGTGAGTGATCAATATGCTTCATTGAACTATCAGCAATTTTTAGATGGATTTTTGTTGAACCGCCTTCCCTTAATTCACAAACTGAAATGGCGCTTTGTAGCCACCGGCAACGTTATTTTTGGCGGAATGCGCAAGAGTAATCAGGATCTCATCTCAGAATATACTCCGGCTGGTAAGCTTTGCCAGCCAACAGGCTACCTTACTTATGGAAAGCCGTATGTTGAAGTTGGTTATGGAGTTGAGAATATTTTCCATTTTTTACGTGTAGACTTCGTCCACCGTCTCACCTATCTCGACCGCCCCAATACAAGAAGCTTTGGCGTCCTGTTTACTGCACAGCTGAAGCTGTAGCATATGTCTTGATCTGGACAAAATCTGTACTGCGACTACGTTAACTTGTGGTATGAAAATTCTTCTCGTATTTATTTTTTGCACAGCAATAAAAATGGCGATGGCCCAAAATGTGGTCCTTGTCGAATTATTTACTTCTCAGGGATGCTCCAGCTGTCCTGCGGCCGATGAAAATCTGGCTGAGATCGTTGAACAGGCTACTCAACGAGGCCACCAGGTTTATGGTTTGTCGTTTCATGTTGACTATTGGAACTACATCGGATGGAAAGATCCTTACAGCAAAGCCGAATTTACAGCCCGTCAAAGAAAGTACAGTTCAATCATGATGTCAGAGGGCGTCTACACTCCACAAATGATTATCAATGGCAGAGCTGAATTTGTTGGGTCAAATAAAAGAATCAGCTCACAAGAAATTGAGAAAGCTCTCCAGCAGAAAATGAGCTACCAGATTACGCTGGGGGAAGTAAATCAGCAAAACGGGAAAATCTCCGTTGCCTATTCGCTTGACAAGGCTCCCACCAACGAGGTGATAAATTTAGCGCTAGTTCAGAGCAATATATCAAATGACGTAACTGCGGGAGAAAATTCTGGGAAGAACCTGACTCACCGAAACGTAGTGCGTTCTCTCACATCGCTTCCCGCACAAAAAATGGGGATGATTGAAGTAGACGTCCCATCGAATATTACCTTTAACACGGTGATTCTGTTTGTACAAGATAGCCAATGGCACATCTCGGGAGCTGTAGGTAAAGCTCGATAGCGTTTAGATATTCCTCACGATAAGTTTAATTCAATTCTTTTGAATAATTTGCTACTTGAAGTGTTCTGGCATTTTGAAAAAGATATTTGTAATTGCCTTACTTATAGTATCGCCTTCCCTTGAAGCGCAGAAAAAATTCCGTTTTTGGTCGGACACTTCCAAAAATGATCGAAAAATAATCCTTCCCATTGCCGTTTATACGCCCGAGACGCATGTTGGCATTGGAGTATTGGGTATTAAACTGTGGAAAAACCTGGATGAGGGGAACGAAACAAGAACTTCCAATGCCGAACTCGTTGGTTTATACACCAGTCGCCAGCAACTGATCCTGATTCCCCGTTATACCATCTTCACGAAAGGTGAAAAATATCTCTTTGAAGGATTTGGGGAGGAACTAATCGGGTTTCGTGATTTCTATTTTGGACGGGGAGACAATACGCCTATCAGCAATCGCGAAAAAATAACATACGATGTCTTGGGTTGGGAGAATCGCATTGGGCGAAAAATCTTCAGACGCGAAAAATTATTTCTGGGACTTGAGACCCGGGCAATTCAATACTACAACATTCAACGGCAGCCAAACGGAGAGCTAGATACTACGCGGGTCACCGGCTATCAGGGCTCATCATCGATCGGGTTAGGTCCGGCCCTTACCTGGGATAAGCGTGATAATGTCGTGAACCCAAGCAAAGGCTTTTATTGGGACCTGAGGTATTCTGTTTATTCCAAGTCTTTGGGGGGTACGGTGAATTATCACCGAATACTGATCGACTTCCGGAAATACTTTACCATGAATCCTGCCAAGAGGCACATCCTCGCTTTCGAGCTGTTTGGCAATTTTGTGAAAGGCGATGCTCCATTTAAAGAATTGGCAGAGCTTGGCGGGCCGCGAATTATGAGGGGATATTACCGTGGCCGCTATCGCGACAATTACCTCACCGCTTTCCAGGCAGAGTACCGGATGCCGGTTTACAAAAGGATCGGAATTGTAGCTTTTGCAGGCTTGGGCAAGTCATACAATCCCAAGGAAGTAGATTTGAACGATCTCCACTATTCGCTTGGTGCCGGTATCAGGGCGAACATCAATAAAAGAGAACGGCTCAATCTTCGTCTGGACTATGCTTACGGTGACCCGGATCGCATTGGTTATTTTTACCTCGGATTCGCCGAGAGTTTCTAGGTCTACCTAAATGTGGTATTTTTCTGTTCCTGCGTTGAAAAGTATCCCAACCGCTGAACCCAAATACTTTTCCATATTTCGGGACACCTGTTGTATCTTGCCAAGATGAGTTTTGGTTATCCAGCATTTCTTTGGGCACTCTTCGCCCTTACCATACCAGTCATCATCCATCTTTTCAATTTTAGAAAGACCACACGTATTTACTTTTCCAATACCCGGTTCTTAAAGCAGGTAAAGGAAGAGACAACTCAAAAAAGAAGGCTTAAGCAATACCTGGTCCTCGCGTCCAGATTACTATTCCTGTTTTTCCTGGTCCTCGCATTTGCGCAGCCATTTCTTCCTGCCAAAGAGCAGCTTGCCGACCAGCGCAGCATCGTGATTTATCTTGACAATTCACTAAGTATGTCTACTCCGGTTGCGGAAAAGACAAGAGCGCTTGATGAAGCTATCCGAATGGCTCAAGGAATTATCGACTTGTTTCCTGCGGAATCAAGGTATCAGTTGATAACGAATGATTTTGCACCATTCTCCAACTCCTTTAAAACAAAGGCCGAAATAACAGATCTGCTTTCTCAGACGCGCTTGTCAGCTGTTAGCAGATCCGCATCCGAAGTCATTAACCGGATAAAAGAAAAAGGTGTGACTTTGTTTTGGCTTTCGGATTTCCAAAAATCTACTATTGGTAATACCGTGTCTCCGGATTCGACTTCACAAATCCGTTTGGTGCCACTGACACTCGAGGGCTATGCCAATGTCTTTGTAGATACTGCCTACCTGGACAATCCCTTTGCAATCGGGGGTGAGAAAAACACTTTGAAAGTGGTCCTTCGGAATAACGGCAAGAAGGGAGTTGAAGGTCTTGTTACCAAACTGTCGATTAATGGAGTACAGTCTGCAGCAACGTCTGTTAATATAGAGCCTACTAGTTTTGTCGAAATCCCTTTTGATATAGCCTCAGGCCTGAAAGGCAACAACAAGGCAACTATCAATTTCAGTGACTTCCCAATCAGTTTTGATAATGATTTTTACTTCACGCTTGGTTTTTCAAAACGCATTAACGTACTCGAGATAAAAGCTGCCGGAAGCACTCAATACGTTGAAAAGGTATTCGGAAATAAGGACGTTTTCTCTTTTCGCAGCTTCACATCCTCTAACCTCAACTACAGCCTGCTTTCTGCTGCAGACCTTGTCGTAGTGAATGGCCTGGATAAAATTGATGCTACGCTGGCGGATGCAATCAATTCCTATAAAGAACGGTACGGTGCCCTGTTGCTGCTGCCCGGTTTGCAGCCCGACCTGATTTCGTATCAAAAACTTATTTCAGCTCCACTGACAAAAGTTTCCGAAGGCGAACTAGCTGAACTTAATGCTCCTGATTTTCAAAATCCATTTTTTGCCAATGTGTTCGAAGACCGGAGCGTTTCTCTGGCCATGCCGCATGCAAGTCCTGTACTCACATGGGCAGATCGTTCGGCCATTCTTCGGTTCAAAAACAATCAACCGTTCCTCTCACAGTTTGGTAAAATATTTGTGTTGGCAAGTCCGCTGGATAAAAAATCAACTGACTTTTTTAACAACGCACTATATGTACCCGTGATGTATCGCATTGCCTCTTCCGGCAAAAAATCAGGACAATCGCTGTACTACCCGCTGTCTTTCTCCACTGTCACAGTTCCTTCAGATAGTATTCTTGGAGAGGAGCCCGCAAAATTGATTGGGGAGCAAGAACTCATTCCTTCTCAGCGCAACATCAACGGTCAGCTTCAGCTTGAACTCCCCAAGCATTCGGTTACGGCAGGGTTTTACAATGTCATTCACCGGAAAGACACACTTGGCTTACTGGCATTTAATATCGATAAGAAGGAGTCCAACCTGAACCAGTTTTCCAATGAAGAAGCAATGGCATTCTTTGGCGGTAAACCTTCTATTTCGATTTTCAAGGCCGCTTCTGCGGAAAGCTTCTCTAATGAAGTTAAAGAGAGGTATCTGGGTAAACCTCTATGGAAATATGCCGTATTACTTGCCCTGTTTTTCCTTCTGGCTGAAGTTCTTTTGATCCGTTTTTTGAAATGATGAAAAATAATTGAGAACTTTCGGGACCGAATGAGAATCCTCCTCCAATCCCCTCGAATTGTAAATACCGGGTCTCCTTTTCATTTGAAGAAAAAAAATGTGCTCATTGTCAATGGGCGTATTGCGGAAATAAGTGATAAGAATTTTCAAGCCGATAAAGTAATTGATGCTGACGGCATGATCTTAAGTGCCGGGTGGTTAGATCTGGGCACGTTTGTTGGTGATCCGGGTTTAGAGCATCGTGAGGACTTGTCATCGCTGACCAAGGCTGCGGCTGCGGGAGGGTTCACAGGTTTAGCAGTTCTACCCAATACACAGCCCACAGTACAAACAAAAAACGAGGTAAGCTATCTTACCCAATCCAACGACAACCGTTTGGTCCAAATCCATGCACTTGCTTCTGTCACAAAAAACTGTAAAGGTGAAGAGTTGACCGACATGATTGATTTGCATGAAGCCGGTGCTGTTGCATTTACCGACGGATTAAAACCGTTATGGCATACTGACATCTTCCTGAAATCTCTTCAATACCTTCAGAAATTTAATGGGCTGCTGATTGACCATCCCGAAGACATTTGGCTCGATCTTTTTGGCCAGATGCATGAAGGACCACAAAGTGCCTCGCTCGGATTAAAAGGGATGCCACGAATTGCGGAAGAAATTGCTGTAAGTCGCAACCTCAAATTATTGGAATACACCGGTGGCCGGCTTCATTTTGCAAAGATCTCATCTGCCAAGAGTATTAACCTGATCCGCGCTGCCAAGAAAAAAGGGTTAAATGTAAGTTGTGATGTCACCTCATTTCAGGCGCTCCTGCTCGACAATGAGTTGGAAAATTTTGATACCAACTACAAAACAAATCCTCCCCTTCGGGAAAAGAGTGATGCCGATGCAATTCTCAAGGGACTTAGTGACGACACTATTGACGTCATTTGTAGCGGGCACCTGCCTGTAGATGACGAAAGTAAATTTCTTGAATTCGATCAGGCTGATTTTGGAATGATCAACCTTCAGACATTTGCGTCACATCTTTCCGTGCTGGCGGAAGAGACAAAATTGGAAAGCATTATTTTGAAAGTAGCCGAGGCTCCTCGGCAGCTTCTATCTCTTGAGATTCCTAAAATCGATGTTGACGAAAAAGCCAACCTCACCCTATTTGATCCTAATTGCGAATGGGAATTCTATCCGGGAAATAATTTGTCCAAATCAAAAAACTCACCCTGGATAGGTAAAAAGCTAAAAGGCAAGGTGGTTGCCGTGTTAAATAATAATAAGGCGAAACTGGAAGAGTAAATTTAATTAACTTCCTTCTATGGAAGTTCGCGAACCACTGGCCGTCTACAACAAGACCAAACTTACGGTCGAAGAATACCTTGAATTTGAGAATGCTTCTCCAGAAAAGCATGAGTTCTTTAAAGGCGAAGTCTTTGCAATGGCCGGAGCGGCCCCAAGACATAATGTCGTTTTTTCAAATGTTTTTGGTGATCTGGCTTATAAGCTCAAAGGAAAAATATGCCGTCCCTACGGTGGTGATTTTCGCGTTCACATTCCTGAGAATACATTGTTCACCTATCCCGATATCTCCGTTGTCTGTGGAGATATCATTTCTTCAGAGGTTGATACCAATTCTTTTCTAGGGCCGACTGTCATCATTGAAATTCTGTCTCCATCCACAAAGGAATATGATCGCGGTGGAAAATTCGTACTCTATCGGGACATTCCTCAACTCAGAGAATATATCCTGATCGATCCCGAAGCAATTAGTGCAGAAGCTTTTCGAATCAATGAAACTAGCCATTGGGAAATTAGAACACTATCGGAAAATCGATGATGTCCTGAATATTCCGACTGTCAATGTTGTCCTTCCTCTGAATGAAATTTACCTGGACACTAAAATCTAATTTTTCTCGATTTACTGATTCAAGTGTTGCTTGTGCAACAATCTAAACCGATGCTGATTGAGCAATTTGTAAATCGCAGGCAAAATCAATAGCGTTAGGAATGTAGCTGAAATGAGACCGGAAATTACTACAACGGCCAACGGCTTTTGTGTTTCCGAACCAATACCATTCGATAGAGCTGCGGGCATCAAACCCAATCCCGCCATCAGTGCAGTCATAACCACAGGCCTTAAACGTGTTAAAGCGCCTTCATAAATTGCCCTGTCCAGAGGCAGACCAAGATCCCTGTTTTTATTAAACACAGAAACGAGAATGACACCATTTTGCACACAGACACCAAACAAAGCAATGAAGCCCACACCAGCCGAGATCGAGAAGTTGATTCCAGTAATATACAATCCAAGGATACCTCCGATCAAAGCGAATGGTACATTCATCAAAACCATACCTGCGTCTTTCGGAGAATTGAACATGAAGAACAGCCACATATAAATCAGTCCGATACAAATCGGCACGACAAGTTGCAACCGGTTTGTGGCTCTTACCTGATTTTCAAACTCACCGTTCCATGTCATTGAATATCCTTTGTCCAGGTGAACGCTTGCCCTCACCTTGGTTTGCGCTTCGGCTATAGTGCTACCCAAATCGCGGCCTCGAACTGAAAATTTGATAGGAATAAATCGCAGGTTTCCTTCACGGTAAACGAAAGCCGGGCCTGTTTGTAGTTTGATATCTGCAATTTCCCTCAGCGGAATTTTTGTGCCATTGGTACAGGGCACCAGGAGCTTTCCGATCTCTTTCTCGCTTTGGCGGAACTCAGGCAAATAGCGTACACGAATATCAAATCTCCGTTCGCCCTCGTACATTGTACTTGCCTGTCTGCCACCTACCGCCATCTCGATAATATCATTGGCTTCAGAAATATTCACCCCGTAGCGGGCGGTTTTATATCTATCCAATTCAATGCGCAATTCCGGCTGGCCCAGGCTTTTAAAAATACCAAGATCCTGAACACCCTCTACGGAACTCATTATACTCTTAACGGAATCGGCCAGTTTTTCAAGTTTACTCAGGTTATCTCCAAATATTTTGATCGCCATCTCGCCTTTCACACCGGAGACTGCTTCTTCCACGTTATCTGAAATGGGTTGTGAGAATCCAAACACCACTCCGGGAAACTGTTCTTCTAGCTTACTCTGCATATCTCGCACCAGCTCTTCCTTGCTCACATCCCTCGTCCAATCGTCCTTGGGATAGAGGTCTACAAAAAACTCGACATTAAAAAAACCGGTTGGATCAGTGCCATCATTCGGGCGACCGTTTTGCGAGATCACACCTTTAACCTCGGGGTATTTTGTAAATATGTGTCTCATTCCCTCCGACTCCACGTTCGCTTTGGAGAAAGAAATACTTTGTGGCATACTCGCACGAACATAGATCGAACCTTCATTCAGTTTCGGTAAAAACTCTGATCCAAGTTGCCGCCCCACGATGAGTGACCCGAGCAAAAGCAAAATGGAAAGAATTACACTCCGCGCAGGATGATCCATAGACCAGGTAAGTGCGGGAGCATAAATTCGTTCAAGCCCCTTCACCAATGGGTTTTCGCGTTCACGTACATTTTTATTGAGCAATAGTTTACAAAGCAAAGGAACCAGTGTCAGCGTAAATAATAATGCGCCACCTAAAGCGAAACCCATCGTGTAAGCTAGAGGCGAAAACATCTTTCCCTCTACTTTTTGAAAAGCAAAAATGGGAATCAACGCGGTGATGATGATCAGTTTTGAAAAGAAAATAGGCTTACCCATTTCAACGGATATTTTTTTCACAAATCCCATCTTCGTCATCAGGTTGAACTTCACCTTGCCGATCTCGTGCTGCTTGTGTGCGAGGTACACGAAGACCCCTTCCACCATCACCACGGCCCCGTCAATGATGATCCCAAAGTCTATCGCCCCTATCGAAAGAAGGTTGGCTGACATTCCTTTCAGACGCATACAAATAAATGCGAACAGCAATGCAAGTGGAATGATGATCGAAACCATCAGTGTCGCTCGCC
Proteins encoded in this window:
- a CDS encoding activator of HSP90 ATPase, translated to MAGKNESTTDREIKITRVFDAPRNLLWSAWTEQKHVINWWGPTGFTNTIHQMEVKAGGVWDFIMHGPDGTNYPNKIVFTEVVKPELLKFDHGSDNPNDPGRFKVTVNFKVIEGNKTELTMQMIFLTKEARDLVVEKYGAIEGNRQTMARLEEYLKTMTL
- a CDS encoding transcriptional regulator; this encodes MRRDVFQAIADPTRRQIINMLATQRLNLNAVAENFNVSRPAISKHIKILTECGLIVITQQGRERHCEVRLQKLSEVSDWIEQYRQFWNKKLDALENYLNQLQATERNKKSSKPKRHGRKK
- a CDS encoding riboflavin biosynthesis protein RibD; the protein is MRKLVLFMHMSLDGFVAGPNGEMDWIHVDDELFDYAGNRTNEADLALYGRVTYQMMEGYWPTAADQPNPSKHDIEHSTWYNKVKKIVLSKTLDESKLKNTKVVSGNLAKEIGKIKNDIGSEIIIFGSPSAGHALMAENLIDEFWVFVNPMVLGKGVPMFKNSNIKLKLLTCKQMNSGVVCFHYERIV
- a CDS encoding membrane protein, with the translated sequence MRFFTPLILLFFLAFSALGQETIVTGKITDAATGDPIPYVNVVFNGTGDGVTTNFEGHFRLRTLAKVDSITASFVGYITVKKAVVRGTTQVINFQFQEAVTQLHEVVVTPGINPAFAIMRNVIANKNKNDKRSLNAYEYDAYSKMELDIDHITEKFRKRKVMKKIASVLDSVQRIAGEDGKPILPLFITESVSKFYFRENPSLKKEIVEKSKISGVGVQDGTMLTQLIGSSLQEYNFYQNWLSILRKEFVSPIADGWRLYYKYDLMDSMYIDKDYCYKIDFYPQSPEQLAFTGSMWITKNEFAVKQIDATVSNQSDVNFIDRIKIQQELTPTVEGPWMPTKNRVLIDIGNMSANSAGMIAKFYTSKKNIVTGKPRPASFYEQQIEVKEDARMFEDEKYWDTLRHEPLSATEKNVYKMIDTLKNIPMVKTYADIVQIIIDGHVNLGKVKLGPYLSTFAWNTVEGFRVQAGFKTTYQMSKHWIYQGYGAYGFDDDRPKFQLQATRVLSTKRWTSFTLRARSDIMRIGVDDESQAINSLFRSATRWGNIRRGFYFNEAYASFQSEIFRGFTQRVSYRHRSFTPTFEFGYKDIDDNTKIYDNFNYAEVVMESRYAPDELFIKNHNERVSVGTFKKPVIVFRYTRGLKSLGSHFDYDKIFMSVSKRVRMGPLGMGRFTLSGEHIFNDLPYPLLAVHLGNRSHVYTPITYNLMNFGEFVSDQYASLNYQQFLDGFLLNRLPLIHKLKWRFVATGNVIFGGMRKSNQDLISEYTPAGKLCQPTGYLTYGKPYVEVGYGVENIFHFLRVDFVHRLTYLDRPNTRSFGVLFTAQLKL
- a CDS encoding membrane protein; its protein translation is MKKIFVIALLIVSPSLEAQKKFRFWSDTSKNDRKIILPIAVYTPETHVGIGVLGIKLWKNLDEGNETRTSNAELVGLYTSRQQLILIPRYTIFTKGEKYLFEGFGEELIGFRDFYFGRGDNTPISNREKITYDVLGWENRIGRKIFRREKLFLGLETRAIQYYNIQRQPNGELDTTRVTGYQGSSSIGLGPALTWDKRDNVVNPSKGFYWDLRYSVYSKSLGGTVNYHRILIDFRKYFTMNPAKRHILAFELFGNFVKGDAPFKELAELGGPRIMRGYYRGRYRDNYLTAFQAEYRMPVYKRIGIVAFAGLGKSYNPKEVDLNDLHYSLGAGIRANINKRERLNLRLDYAYGDPDRIGYFYLGFAESF
- the idi gene encoding isopentenyl-diphosphate Delta-isomerase, giving the protein MDDFLILVDEHDKPWGKLEKDQVHQLGLLHRAFSVFIFNSKGELLLQQRAEGKYHSAGLWTNTCCSHPRYGEELSEAIPRRLEEEMGMKVSTQFIFSFTYKAKFENGLTEHEFDHVYYGVSDELPHPNPAEVSQWKYVSIKSLEADIASSPTQYTAWLKICLPRLTDYLKTSSINESYRISAP